The window GGTCGACGCGCGATTCGAGCGCGAGACCCTTGTCCCGCGCGCGCGGTCCGAGGAGCTGCAGCACGCCGTCGACCGTCTGCCGCACGCCGAGGTCGATCACCTCGAGGTCGAGCTTGCCCGCCTCGATCTTCGAGAAGTCGAGGATGTCGTCGATGATCCGCAGCAGCGACTTGGCGGACTCCTGCACGGTCTCGGCGAACTCGCGCTGCTCGGGCGTCAAGTCGGTTTCGAGCAGCAGCGTGTTCATGCCGATCACGCCGTTCATCGGCGTGCGGATCTCGTGGCTCATGTTGGCGACGAACTCGGACTTGAGCCGGGAAGCGCGCAGCGCCTCGTCGCGCGCCCAGCGCAGCTCGCTCTCGGCGCGCCGGCGGGCGGTCATGTCCTGCACCTGCGACACGAAGTAGAGCGGCTCGCCGCGCGCGTCGCGCACCAGCGAGACCGAGAGCAGCGCCCACACGACGTGCCCGTCCTTGTGAATGTAGCGCTTCTCCATCTGGTACGACGCGGCCTCGCCGGACAGCACGCGGTGCAGCTGCTCGACGTCGGCGGCGAGGTCGTCCGGATGGGTGAGCGACTGGAAGTCGCTCTGCAGCAGCTCCTCCGGCGTGCGTCCGAGCAGCGCGCCGAGCGCGCGGTTCACCTTGAGGAAGCGTCCGGTCGGCGACACCAGCGCCATGCCGATCGCGGCGAAGTCGAACGCGCTGCGGAAGCGCTCCTCGCTCTCGCGCATCACCGCTTCGCTGTGCTGGCGCTCGGTCGCGTCCTCGAAGCCGACCAGCAGTAGCGTCGCGTCGGCCGCGCGCCGCAGCGTGCGTCCCTCGACCAGGAACGTGCGCGTGCTCCCGGGCAGCGGCAGCTCGAGCTCGAGGTCCTCGAACTCGCGACCGGTGCGCGCGAGCTCGTCGAGGGCGCGCAGCAGCGTGGGGTCGGCGAGCTTGCCTTGCTGCACGTCGACGAGCGCCATGCCGCGGAGGTCTCTCGGCGGGAGCAGCAGCGCGCGGTGGAACGCGCGGTTCGCCGCCTGCACGCGCAGCGCGCCGTCGAGCACCAGCAACGGCTGTCGCATGGCTTCGAGCAGACACGCGCCCGTTGCCGGGTGATCGAACGCCCCCATCCCCTCTCCTCGTGTTGCATCGGCCGTGTCGGGTGGGGGCTTGAGGTCACGA is drawn from Candidatus Binatia bacterium and contains these coding sequences:
- a CDS encoding PAS domain S-box protein, with translation MGAFDHPATGACLLEAMRQPLLVLDGALRVQAANRAFHRALLLPPRDLRGMALVDVQQGKLADPTLLRALDELARTGREFEDLELELPLPGSTRTFLVEGRTLRRAADATLLLVGFEDATERQHSEAVMRESEERFRSAFDFAAIGMALVSPTGRFLKVNRALGALLGRTPEELLQSDFQSLTHPDDLAADVEQLHRVLSGEAASYQMEKRYIHKDGHVVWALLSVSLVRDARGEPLYFVSQVQDMTARRRAESELRWARDEALRASRLKSEFVANMSHEIRTPMNGVIGMNTLLLETDLTPEQREFAETVQESAKSLLRIIDDILDFSKIEAGKLDLEVIDLGVRQTVDGVLQLLGPRARDKGLALESRVDPAVPEMVRGDPVRLRQVLLNLVGNAIKFTEQGGVTLRVATSSETEDEIVLRFEIADTGIGISQEARRHLFQPFSQADGSMSRRYGGTGLGLAISKQLTELMGGQIGVESTPGGGSTFWFTIRAQKIAVPAVADTPRVLQGSWSATASRCAPTWCSS